The following are encoded in a window of Lichenicola cladoniae genomic DNA:
- a CDS encoding beta-galactosidase: MTDTNAMLGVCYYPEHWPEDWWADDATAMRAAGITYVRIAEFAWSRIEPEPGRFDWAWLDRAIGVLGGAGLRVVMCTPTATPPKWLIDREPSILPTDENGRTRGFGSRRHTGFSSEAWIRESRRITEAVAGRYGDNQAVAGWQIDNEFGCHDTVLSYGPEDLRAFQAWLGRRYGSIGRLNEAWGTVFWSAELRSFAEVSLPVGAVTETAPAARMDFRRFSSDQVRAYCRMQADILRAHSPGRFVTHNFMGRFTGFDHHAVGEELDFATWDSYPLGFTDQFPFGDAERAPFIETGHPDMAAFHHDLYRGIGRGRFWIMEQQPGPVNWADWNPVPKPGMVRLWTWEAFAHGAEVVSYFRWRQCPFAQEQMHAGLHRPNRSVSAGGKEALQVAAELRSAGTLPASTQAPVALVFDYEAAWMLDIQPQGKDFNYIEMCFRWYEMARRLGQDVDIVASGASLAGYRTVLAPTLPHLSEAGLAALSATEATVLIGPRTGSRSVDFSIPDGLPPGPLRSMLPMQVVDVGSLRPGLSHPVTGKFAGRAIRWREWIETDADVTARFHDGSPAVVEGGRYVYLACWPDAALLEAALRHVLPAGGLGLTELPAGVRLRHRGELCFAFNYGPEPWTLPDHLVRTLVMGHPVVEPQDFACWRVAV, from the coding sequence TTGACTGACACTAATGCGATGCTGGGCGTCTGCTACTATCCCGAGCACTGGCCAGAGGATTGGTGGGCGGACGATGCGACCGCGATGCGCGCCGCCGGTATTACCTACGTGCGGATCGCCGAGTTCGCCTGGAGCAGGATCGAACCCGAACCAGGACGCTTCGACTGGGCCTGGCTCGACCGGGCGATCGGCGTGCTGGGCGGCGCCGGATTGAGGGTGGTGATGTGTACGCCGACCGCCACCCCCCCGAAATGGCTGATCGATCGCGAGCCCAGCATCCTGCCGACTGATGAGAACGGCCGGACGCGCGGCTTCGGGTCCCGCCGCCATACCGGTTTCTCGTCGGAGGCCTGGATCCGCGAGAGCCGCCGCATCACGGAGGCGGTCGCCGGGCGCTACGGCGACAACCAGGCCGTCGCCGGCTGGCAGATCGACAACGAGTTCGGCTGCCACGACACGGTATTGTCCTACGGACCGGAGGATCTGCGCGCATTCCAGGCCTGGCTCGGGCGCCGCTATGGAAGCATCGGGCGGCTCAACGAGGCCTGGGGCACGGTGTTCTGGTCGGCGGAATTGCGTTCCTTCGCCGAGGTGTCGCTGCCGGTCGGCGCGGTCACGGAAACTGCGCCGGCGGCGCGGATGGATTTCCGGCGGTTCTCCTCCGACCAGGTGCGGGCCTATTGCCGGATGCAGGCGGACATCCTGCGCGCCCATTCGCCGGGCCGGTTCGTGACCCACAACTTCATGGGCCGGTTTACCGGTTTCGATCATCATGCGGTGGGCGAGGAACTCGATTTCGCGACCTGGGACTCATACCCGCTGGGTTTCACCGACCAGTTCCCGTTCGGGGATGCGGAACGTGCACCCTTCATCGAGACAGGCCATCCCGACATGGCGGCCTTCCACCACGATCTGTATCGGGGCATCGGACGCGGACGGTTCTGGATCATGGAGCAGCAGCCCGGACCGGTGAACTGGGCGGACTGGAACCCGGTGCCGAAGCCCGGAATGGTGCGGCTGTGGACCTGGGAGGCATTTGCGCACGGTGCCGAGGTGGTGAGCTATTTCCGCTGGCGGCAATGCCCGTTCGCACAGGAGCAGATGCATGCCGGCCTGCATCGGCCTAACCGCTCGGTGTCGGCGGGGGGCAAGGAGGCGCTCCAGGTCGCGGCCGAACTTCGAAGCGCCGGCACCCTGCCGGCAAGCACGCAGGCACCGGTTGCCCTGGTGTTCGATTACGAGGCGGCCTGGATGCTGGACATCCAGCCGCAGGGCAAGGATTTCAATTATATCGAGATGTGCTTCCGCTGGTACGAGATGGCGCGGCGGCTCGGTCAGGACGTCGATATAGTGGCATCCGGAGCATCGCTGGCCGGATACCGTACCGTGCTGGCGCCGACCCTGCCGCATCTGTCGGAAGCCGGCCTCGCCGCACTCTCCGCCACCGAGGCAACCGTCCTGATCGGACCGCGTACCGGTTCCAGAAGCGTCGACTTCTCCATTCCGGACGGACTGCCACCGGGTCCGTTACGATCGATGCTGCCGATGCAGGTGGTCGACGTCGGCTCCCTGCGACCAGGCCTGTCGCACCCGGTGACCGGCAAGTTCGCAGGTCGTGCGATCCGCTGGCGGGAGTGGATCGAAACCGATGCTGACGTTACAGCGCGGTTCCACGACGGGTCGCCTGCCGTGGTCGAGGGCGGCCGATATGTCTATCTTGCCTGCTGGCCCGACGCAGCTCTGCTGGAAGCTGCATTGCGGCATGTTCTCCCGGCGGGGGGCCTGGGTTTGACCGAGTTGCCGGCCGGCGTGAGACTGAGGCATCGCGGCGAGCTCTGCTTCGCCTTTAACTACGGACCGGAGCCCTGGACGCTGCCGGACCATCTCGTGCGGACCCTGGTCATGGGACACCCGGTCGTGGAACCGCAGGATTTCGCATGCTGGCGTGTAGCGGTCTGA
- a CDS encoding secondary thiamine-phosphate synthase enzyme YjbQ, whose product MRQALHELTIETRGKGLVMITRPVLEWVADQGIETGLLTLWCRHTSASLTVQENADPSVRTDIERYFEHIAPEAPGRYVHDDEGPDDMPAHLRTMLTNTQLTIPVADGQPVLGMWQGLYLFEHRRRPHRRQVVLHLLGE is encoded by the coding sequence ATGCGACAGGCACTGCACGAGCTGACCATCGAAACCAGGGGCAAGGGACTGGTGATGATCACCCGTCCGGTGCTCGAGTGGGTGGCGGACCAGGGCATCGAGACCGGGCTGCTGACGCTGTGGTGTCGGCACACCTCGGCGTCGCTGACGGTGCAGGAGAATGCCGATCCGAGCGTGCGGACGGATATCGAGCGGTATTTCGAGCATATCGCACCGGAAGCGCCGGGCCGCTACGTGCATGACGACGAGGGCCCGGACGACATGCCGGCGCATCTGCGGACGATGCTGACCAATACCCAGCTGACCATACCGGTGGCCGACGGACAGCCGGTGCTGGGGATGTGGCAGGGGCTGTATCTGTTCGAGCACCGGCGCCGCCCGCATCGGAGGCAGGTCGTGCTGCATCTGCTGGGGGAGTAG
- the trpS gene encoding tryptophan--tRNA ligase, producing the protein MQRIFSGIQPSGVPTLGNYLGAIRNWVALQQGHECLYCLVDLHAITTWQDPAQLREQTRTQAAILLAAGIDAETHILFNQSAVSAHARLAWIFNCVARIGWLNRMTQFKDKAGKDREAVSAGLYVYPNLMAADILAYHATRVPVGDDQRQHLELANDIAQKFNHDYGVTFFPVIEALVPPDAARVMSLRDGTKKMSKSDPSDQSRINLTDDADAIAQKIRRARTDAEPLPSEPAGLAERPEARNLVTILAALSDMTIEDTLAVHGGQGFGTFKEALAERIVATVGPIAGEARRLMDDPAHLDAVLRRGAARANAIAEPIVREAERIVGFLP; encoded by the coding sequence ATGCAACGCATCTTTTCAGGCATCCAGCCGTCCGGCGTCCCTACGCTGGGCAATTATCTCGGCGCCATCCGCAACTGGGTGGCCCTGCAGCAGGGGCACGAGTGCCTCTACTGCCTGGTCGACCTGCACGCGATCACCACCTGGCAGGATCCGGCGCAGCTGCGCGAGCAGACCCGGACCCAGGCGGCGATCCTGCTGGCGGCCGGGATCGATGCGGAAACCCACATCCTGTTCAACCAGTCGGCGGTCAGCGCGCATGCCCGGCTGGCCTGGATCTTCAACTGCGTCGCCCGGATCGGCTGGCTGAACCGGATGACCCAGTTCAAGGACAAGGCCGGCAAGGACCGCGAAGCGGTCTCGGCCGGGCTCTACGTCTATCCGAACCTGATGGCGGCGGACATTCTCGCCTACCACGCGACACGGGTGCCGGTGGGCGACGACCAGCGCCAGCACCTGGAGCTCGCCAACGACATCGCCCAGAAGTTCAACCACGATTACGGGGTGACGTTCTTCCCGGTCATCGAGGCGCTGGTGCCGCCGGACGCCGCCCGGGTGATGAGCTTGCGCGACGGCACCAAGAAGATGTCGAAGTCCGATCCGTCCGACCAGAGCCGGATCAACCTCACCGACGATGCGGACGCGATCGCACAGAAGATCCGCCGCGCCCGGACCGATGCCGAGCCCCTGCCCTCAGAGCCCGCCGGCCTCGCCGAACGTCCGGAGGCTCGCAATCTGGTGACGATCCTGGCAGCACTGTCCGACATGACGATCGAGGACACGCTGGCAGTGCATGGCGGACAGGGGTTCGGCACGTTCAAGGAAGCGCTGGCCGAGCGGATCGTGGCCACGGTTGGACCGATCGCCGGTGAAGCCCGTCGGCTGATGGATGACCCGGCGCATCTGGATGCCGTCCTGCGCCGAGGTGCGGCACGCGCCAACGCAATCGCCGAACCCATCGTGCGCGAGGCGGAACGGATCGTCGGCTTCCTGCCCTAG